From the Streptomyces sp. NBC_00390 genome, the window ACATCACCATCGAGGCGAAGATCCTCCTGCCGGAGACCGACGAGACGATCACCGACCTCGACTCTTTCAAGCGTGCCATGACCGAGAACATCACCCGCGCCGACATGACGCCTCTTGAGGAGGCCCGCGGCTTCAAGAAGGTCCTCGACCAGGAGGACGGTGCCACCGCCCAGAGCGTGGCCAAGAACTTCAAGAAGAGCGTCCAGTACGTCAACCAGCGGCTGGCGCTGCTGGACCTGCGGCCCGAGCTCGCACAGGCCGTCAACGACGGACACATCGGCACCTCGGCGGCTGTGCAGGTCGCAGCCCTGAACAAGGACAGCCAGAAGAACCTCTTCGACAAGTGGAAGAAGGGCGACTTCAACGGCAGCGACAACGCGCTGATCCACGTGGCCTACGCGATGCGCAAGCAGGAGAAGGCGCAGCAGGAGTCCATGGTGGAGGTCGAGGAGGTCAGCGACGAGGAGAAGGCCACACAGAGCAAGGCCCGCGCCAAGACGCGCACCGACCTCGACCGGATCGAGGAGATCTGCGGCCTGCTCGTCGAGATCGGCAAGATGGACGGTGCGGAGCTCTTCCGCCACCTGGAGGGCGAGGTGGGTGCCCGCTTGGAGCAGATGGAACGCGTCTCCGAAGCGGTGCAGAAGGCTCGCTGGGCCCTGCGCCAGGCCAAGGCACACGCCGACGCCTCCGAGCTCGTCGTCAGCCCCACTGCCCAGGCCCCCGACCTCGCCGAGGCGGCCCGCGCGCACGAGGCGAATGTCAACGGTCCGGAGGACAGCGAGCAGGCCGACGATGAGGCAGCGCCGAACGCCGTAGCCGAGCAGGCGCACCTCGACACGGAGCATGCCGACTCCGAGACGGACAGCGATGCGCCGGACCGCGAGCCCGCACTCGCTTCCGCCTGACCACCCCCGCAGGGCGGGCGGCCGAACTTCGGCCGCCCGCCCTCCTCTTGAGGAGACCCACCGTGATCAACGACTTCCACTCGATGCGCAACATCAACCGCTGCCTGTTCGACACCCCCCTCGACGCGAACGCCCTTGGGGAGTACGACTCCGACGCGGCGCGCGAGATCCGTGAAGCCGCCAAGCAGCTCACGCACGCCCGTAGCCACGACGACGCGACCGCAAGGCAGGCCGCCGACAACCACGCTCGGCACGCGGCCGCGCACTTGCTCCATGGGGCCGGCGCCTCGGTGAGCGTCCGCTTCGCACTGATGCTGACCGCCCGCATGGTCGAACTCGAAGCCGACGCCCTCCTGGCAGGCGAGAACGACAACCTGCCCCGCACGGCCTGAAGGGGACGGAGATGCAGATAGACCCCGAGGCCCTCGCCGTCATCCGGTCCGCCGAAACGAACGGCCAGGCACTGACCATCCACGCGAAGCTGGACCGCAATCTGTACGAGCGGGTGAACCTGGCCCTTGGCGCTGTCGGCGGCGAATGGAACCGGTACGAGGGCGCGCACCTGTTCCCGATCGACGCAGCCGACGCCATCGCCGGCATGCTCGCCACAGGCCAGGTCACCACCGACGCAGAGAGCGGCTACTTCCCCACCCCGCCAGCTGTGGTGGCACGCATCCTCGACACCGCCGAGCTGACAGCGGGCATGCTGGTGCTGGAACCCTCAGCCGGCCGAGGCGCCATCGCGGGCCCGGCGACCGCCCGCAGGGCC encodes:
- a CDS encoding ParB/RepB/Spo0J family partition protein, which produces MQHKYATLKMTQIHRNEGQPREHFNEAELTELAESLKEYGLLQPIVVRKKEGASGYELVAGERRYRANKMAGNITIEAKILLPETDETITDLDSFKRAMTENITRADMTPLEEARGFKKVLDQEDGATAQSVAKNFKKSVQYVNQRLALLDLRPELAQAVNDGHIGTSAAVQVAALNKDSQKNLFDKWKKGDFNGSDNALIHVAYAMRKQEKAQQESMVEVEEVSDEEKATQSKARAKTRTDLDRIEEICGLLVEIGKMDGAELFRHLEGEVGARLEQMERVSEAVQKARWALRQAKAHADASELVVSPTAQAPDLAEAARAHEANVNGPEDSEQADDEAAPNAVAEQAHLDTEHADSETDSDAPDREPALASA